TAGTTGGTCTTTTTGTGCAGTCATTTCTTTCATATTTTCAGTTCCAGCTCTTAATTGTGAAGTCGCATCTTTTAATTTGCCAACTCCATTGTCCAAATCAGTTGCACCTTTGGCTAGTTTTTCGGAGCCTTCTTTGATCTTAGCTGTGTTTTCTTTGATTTTTCCAACAGCAGCTGTGTAGTCCGAAATTCCGTTGTATAATTTCAAGCTACCGTCGTTCATTTGAGCTACATATCCTTGTATAGGACCTACTTTTGATTGTATTCCTGAGAATTTGCCTTGCATTTGTTGTGTAGATGATGCAAGTTTTTGTGAACCTGAGTGAAGTTTTGTAACTCCTGTTTGCATTTGTGAAATTCCTGAGTTTAGTTTGTCTTGTCCTTCAGATAATTTTACTGATGCATCTACAAGTTTTTGTGAATTATCTTGTAATTCTTTAACACCGTTTTGAAGTTTGTCCAATGAATCGATGTTCTTTTTTTCTTGGAAGAATTCGTTAGTGATTACAGAGTAGATTTCTACTGGTTTGTAATCTTTGATGTCCATTTCAACTGAAACTTCGTCCTTGAAATTATCCAATTCTTTGTCTTCTACAATTTTACTCAAGTTTTGTTTCATACCTGGTGTCATAACTGTAGTTACTATTTCATTCTTGCCGTCTTTTACAACTTTTATATCATCTGATGTGATGTTTTCTACTTTTTCATCGTCAAATGTCATCGCTGCTACAACGACATATGGTGAATATACATTTCTTGATTGTCCGTCAATTGTTTTGGCTTCGTATCTGTTATTTTTAGAAGTGATTACAATCTTCAAATGACCAGATTTTCCTTCCAATTCAGAAGCTTTCATTTCTTTTCCATCTAAGAAGTATTTTACAGATACATCCACTGGAAGTTTTTTGTCAGTGTCACCTTTGTAGTAGATGTCTTTTTTGTTTTCATCTAATTTCAAATATCCATTTTCAGATTTTAGTTCTTTGTCTGTTTTCAAATCTTTTACATTTGTCAAATTAGATTTGTCGTTTGCTTTTATATTTTTATCTGAATTTAACCACACAGAAACTGATTTGTCTTTGATTTCGTTACCTTCTACTGTTACATAAACTGTTTCTGATTTTTTGATTAAATCTTGTTGTTCTGCAAATGAAAGATTAGCAAATGTCATTGAAGATATCAAAGTTAATGCTAACACTTTTTCGATATTTTTTTTCATTATTTATTCTCCTTTACGCTAAGTTCTTAGTTGTTTTCTTGATAAATGGGAATGTAATACTCAACAATGCTGGAAGTAATATTATGATTACAAGCATACTGATGATTGCTCCCCTAGCCAATAAAGTACAAATTGTGGATACTATTTCCATTTTCGAATAAATTCCTACACCAACTGTTGCTGCCATGAATGATAAGGCACTTGTAACAATTGATTTGGATGTTTCCTTTACTGAAACTTTTAACGCTTCGTTTACATTCTTGCGCTTATTGTATTCATATAGGAATCGGTCTGTCATCAAGATAGAATAATCTATCGTAGATCCCAATTGGATTACTCCGATTACTATCGATGTGATAAACGGAATTGTTTGATTGAAGTAGAATGGGATTGCCATGTTGATTTGAATTGCAAGTTCTATTGCAGCTATCAAAACAACTGGAATTCCAAATGATTTGAATGATATAGCAATGATTAAAAATACCGCAATCAATGATGCTATGTTAACCATCTTGAAGTCTTGGTCAGAAATATCTGTCAAATCGTCTGTTAGAACTGCTTCACCTGTCAAATATCCGTCCTTGTCGTGTTTTGCAATTACATCACGCATTTGTTCGATTTGTTTGTTAACCTCCTCAGATGCTGTTTGGTATTTTGAATTAACCATCAACATTTCGTAGCCATCTTTTACGAAGTTATCTCTTAGTTTGTCCGGTAAGAATGTAGCAGGAATTGTAACCCCTGTGATGGAATTCGTTCCAACAACTGAATTAATACCGTCAATTTTTTTCAATTCATCTATCATAGAACTCATAGCAGTATTAGATAAATTATCCTTTACAACGATGAAGTGTGTACTTGCCATGTTGTAGTCTTTTTTCATTTTATTAAGTGATACTATTGAATCCAAATCTTGTGGCAATGATCTATCCAAGTTGTAATACAATTTTGTGTTAACTGAACCGTAAATTGCTGGAATAAATAAAACCACAAACACAATCGCCAACACTTTTCTTTTGTCGACAACAAAATTTGGTAATTTATTGAATTCTGGAAGTAATACCTTGTGATTGTACTTGTCCACAGCTTTTTCTGTAAGAAGTAACATTGGTGGAAGAACTATCAAAGTAGATAAAAGTCCGATAAAGACACCTTTACTCATTACAAGTCCAATGTCTTTACCCAAAGACAATCTCATCAATATCAAAACCAAGAATCCTGCAAAAGTTGTAAGTGAAGATGAGAATAACGATGAGAATGTCGCCTCAATAGCTTTCGCCATTGCCTTCTTATGTGTGTCTCTCTTTTTCTTTTCCGCTGCATATCTGTGATACAAGAAAATCGAATAATCCATCGTTACGGCAAGTTGCAACACCGCTGCAATCGCCTTTGTAATGTAGGATATTTGTCCTAAGAATATATTAGTCCCAAAATTATAAACAACAGCATATCCTATATTCAACATAAATACGAATGGAATTACAGTCGATTCATTCGTCAAGCTCAACACCACAAGTCCAAGTGCCACAGCAAGCATTACATAAATCGGCGTTTCCTTATCAATCAAATCCTTTGTGTCTTTTACAAGAGCACTAATACCACTCAAGTATTTTTCTTTGGATTCGATTTGTTTTATTTGTTCTATCGCCTTCATAGTTCTCATTGAAGATGACGATTCACTAAACTTAACCATCATTAAAGTACTATCTTTTGCATAGAACACATCTCTAATATCATCTGGCAAAAATTCGTTAGGAACAGTTGGTCCTAAAATTGAAGTCTTGGATATAACATCCTCAACCCCGTCGATTTTTTGCACTTCTTCTCTTAATTTCTCGGCATCGTTGTCTGTGCCTTTTAAAATCAACATCCCAGTAGCTGCATTTTTGAAATCTTTGTCCAAAATTGTTTGGCCTTGAGTCGATTTCAAATCAGTTGGCAAATAAGACAGAATATCGTAGTTAATATTAGTCGCCTTATAACCAATTATTGATGGAATCAACAACAAAGTCATAACTAAAAGCACTAACTTAGGATGATTAGCTATAAATTCTGAAAATTTCTTCATGTAAAAATCACCCTTATCTATTTAAAATTTGTTTAATAACCTCAACCAAAACAGACTTCATTTCATCAATAGATAAAATAGAATCATTTCTGATTGCAAGCTTACAAGTCGAAATCACAGTTTCAATCGTCAAAGAAAGAATATACAGTTTTTGTGAATCGGAATATTCCTTAGAAAACAACTGTGAATACTTGTTTAAAATGTATTTCAGTGTAGTGTCTGTTTCAGCAAACCTCTTGTCATTTTCGACCCTGGCATACAATGCCCAGTTCAGATTGCTCGCAACAAGTTCAAACTCAAAAGGATTCGCAATGTAATAATCAATAATATAATTCAAAAAACTAATAAATCTTTCAACGTGATCCTCTTGGTCGCACTTTTTCTCAGTCTCTACAACCAAATCCGTAACCTTTGACAGGACTATTTGTTCCTTCAAATCATCCTTATCCTTAAAATACGAATAAAAAGTTCCCAAACCCAAATCAGTGTTACTCATAATATCTCTGATAGTCGTCTTGTCGACTCCTTTTTTTTCAAACATCTTAATCGCAGATTGGGATATTTTTAATTTAGTATCCTTTTTCTTTTCATCCAAATAAGACACAATTAACCTCCTTTCCTTCATTGAACATCGTTCATTTCTTTCGACGTTTTATATTGTACCACTTTTTTGAACTATGTTCAACATTTTTCCTAAATTTTTTTGTTTTTATTTTTTTGATTTAAAACATTGAAATACCAACGTTTATTTTAAAATTTAATTGTTTATTCGATATTTTTCAATTTCATAAAACAAATTTTTTGAAATTTTATAACATTTTTGAGGAAAATTTTTTTGGTTTTTGAAGTCCAATTAAATTTGGACAAAAAATTCCGTGAAGCTAATCCACGGAATAATTTGTAATATTTTATTTTATATTCATGATAAAATCTCTTTTTTCCATAATTTCTTCTGTTTTTGGGCCATAAGAAACATAAGAGATTTCTGTGTCTAATTCTTTTTCGATGAATGTCATGTATTTTAAGA
This Finegoldia magna ATCC 53516 DNA region includes the following protein-coding sequences:
- a CDS encoding efflux RND transporter permease subunit → MKKFSEFIANHPKLVLLVMTLLLIPSIIGYKATNINYDILSYLPTDLKSTQGQTILDKDFKNAATGMLILKGTDNDAEKLREEVQKIDGVEDVISKTSILGPTVPNEFLPDDIRDVFYAKDSTLMMVKFSESSSSMRTMKAIEQIKQIESKEKYLSGISALVKDTKDLIDKETPIYVMLAVALGLVVLSLTNESTVIPFVFMLNIGYAVVYNFGTNIFLGQISYITKAIAAVLQLAVTMDYSIFLYHRYAAEKKKRDTHKKAMAKAIEATFSSLFSSSLTTFAGFLVLILMRLSLGKDIGLVMSKGVFIGLLSTLIVLPPMLLLTEKAVDKYNHKVLLPEFNKLPNFVVDKRKVLAIVFVVLFIPAIYGSVNTKLYYNLDRSLPQDLDSIVSLNKMKKDYNMASTHFIVVKDNLSNTAMSSMIDELKKIDGINSVVGTNSITGVTIPATFLPDKLRDNFVKDGYEMLMVNSKYQTASEEVNKQIEQMRDVIAKHDKDGYLTGEAVLTDDLTDISDQDFKMVNIASLIAVFLIIAISFKSFGIPVVLIAAIELAIQINMAIPFYFNQTIPFITSIVIGVIQLGSTIDYSILMTDRFLYEYNKRKNVNEALKVSVKETSKSIVTSALSFMAATVGVGIYSKMEIVSTICTLLARGAIISMLVIIILLPALLSITFPFIKKTTKNLA
- a CDS encoding TetR/AcrR family transcriptional regulator; this encodes MSYLDEKKKDTKLKISQSAIKMFEKKGVDKTTIRDIMSNTDLGLGTFYSYFKDKDDLKEQIVLSKVTDLVVETEKKCDQEDHVERFISFLNYIIDYYIANPFEFELVASNLNWALYARVENDKRFAETDTTLKYILNKYSQLFSKEYSDSQKLYILSLTIETVISTCKLAIRNDSILSIDEMKSVLVEVIKQILNR